The genomic interval aagtAATATATGGCAGCCCCGCAGTGACGTTGCCAAAAACAGGACAACGCTCCCGCCTGCTCCTTTCCCTCcgcctgctcctgctcctccgccaACGCCAACCGCCTCCATCCCAGCCagccattcattcattcattcatgccTGGGTTCCTGGGACTGCAgctactcctcctcctcctccgatGGAGCTCTCAGCGCTGCTCGAAATGTGCAGAAGTCGCCCGACTGGTTTGCCAGCCCCTTCGATATCGGCCGAGAAACTGGGTTCTGGGACCTGGCTTCCCGCTGCTGCCAGCCAGccttttgctttatttataaacttggTTTCCTGGCAAGCTGCAGCAGCTACACTGAGCGCCTGGAGCGGATGGATCTTTCATCCCGACGGGATGCCCACGCTCAGTTTTGGCCGCTTCCCACGCCGGCAGCTCGGTCACTCGCCCATTAGCAGGCCAGGCACGTTCCTGCGTTTCGCGCAGTGTAGGCCAGGCCCAGACttttatgcacacacacactcatgcacACAGAGGCGAACTCAAAAAAGAGCGTAGACCAAACGGGTTTTCGTAACCAATTTTGTTTGTGCCGCGGAGTTTCGATTGTATGCTTtctgttgttattatttatttgctcgagtgtgtgtgcctttttttttatttttattcatattttttttttgctgatgACGGCTACGTCTTCTTGTGCATAATTTCTGTGCTGCCTTAACCTCTTCCGCCCGCCCCGCCGCTCTTGGCCGTTCCGCGACTTTGCAGCGCTTTTGGCTGAGGTTCATtcaaaaaaacgaaagacttaggcaacaaACTTGCAGGAGGGAGCGCTCCAGGGGGCAGAGATTTGGATATATAGACGCAGGCAGGCGATCGGGTGAAGGAGAACCTTTGTAGAGTCAGCTCCGCCTCGCCATCTGATTCATTACGCCCACTCATCGACCGCATAATCGCAGCCAAGACGACGGACACGTAAACCGCACCGCACCGAGCATTGGTGAATCGCTAGCCAGACAAAACCCAAATCAACCGCAAAGCCACAGCAAATTTATgggttttaattgaaattcgatttttgtttattatatggACATGGACTATTACTATTCAGAGGGCTAGCCAAAAAGATGGCCACAAACAGATAACTCGTTTCCCTGAAAACTGTTTTTGACTCTCTTTGTTTCTTCTCTCTCCTTGCAGAGATGCGTGCGACGTCCAAGGTGCTGACCACCACCAAGTGGCGACGCGAGCGGCGTCAGCGGAGTGCCGGATACCAGCCGCACGAGGCGGGCAGCAGCGAGAGGGACCGGGAGCGGGATCGGGATCGAGAGGACCGCGACATGGACAGCCCCATTGACATGTCGGTGACAACGGGAGCGCTCAAGCAGAGAGCCTCGCCGCCGCCTCCCTATCGCGAACCCTTGCCTGGGACCAACTACGCGGCCAACAGCCGACCCAGCGTCATCACCCAGGCTCCACCCAAGAGAGAACCACCGGAGCAGGCCCAATCCACAGGTGAGAGCTCATCTACACATCAGTGGTCAATGATCATACTAACCCGATTTGATTTGCCTTGCAGACATGGCGATGTGCGACATTGACGAGCACTTCCGACGCTCACTGGGCGAGAACTATGCCGCCCTGATCGCCAAGAAGTCGCCGACGCCCACGCCAACACCAACGCCCTCGCCAAGCGGTACTCCCAAGCAGCAGATTTCGCCGCTGGCCTACGGACCGCCTTCGTCAACCAGCACAGTGGCATCGCTACACTACCAGCAGCATCGCTCGCCGCTGCCCAAGCCGGGATTGGTCATTCTGGAGCCAGAATCCCAGCAGCCGGAACTGCCGCCGCCACAGGAGGAACCGCTACCCCTGTCGCTAGCACTGCATCGCACCCAAACGCCGCCATCGCCGCCACCCTCGGCTACGGGATCGGCGCCACCGCTGCCCACGGCCGTCAGCCAGGTGATGGAGACAGCGGTGGCGGCCAGGCGGATCCTGGACACGCCCCACCACACGCCGCCGAGATACAAcacgccaccaccaccgccgccggctTATGGGATAGCCGGAAACACCACCGTTGTGGCGCCAACACTGACACCGACTCCAACTCCGAATCCGACGCCTTCGCAGAttcccacgcccacgcccagcATGCCGGCCATTATTCGCGTGAAGGCTGAACCCGGATTGGCGGCCGTGGCTGCCTCCTCGACGCAGACGCCGCCCGCTTCGCCCACCTCGTCCACGAATATCTCGATATTCACCAAGACTGAAGCCTCGGTGGACGACCA from Drosophila yakuba strain Tai18E2 chromosome 3L, Prin_Dyak_Tai18E2_2.1, whole genome shotgun sequence carries:
- the LOC6534027 gene encoding vegetative cell wall protein gp1 isoform X2, giving the protein METALDVLSRAATMVQNNPSEMRATSKVLTTTKWRRERRQRSAGYQPHEAGSSERDRERDRDREDRDMDSPIDMSVTTGALKQRASPPPPYREPLPGTNYAANSRPSVITQAPPKREPPEQAQSTDMAMCDIDEHFRRSLGENYAALIAKKSPTPTPTPTPSPSGTPKQQISPLAYGPPSSTSTVASLHYQQHRSPLPKPGLVILEPESQQPELPPPQEEPLPLSLALHRTQTPPSPPPSATGSAPPLPTAVSQVMETAVAARRILDTPHHTPPRYNTPPPPPPAYGIAGNTTVVAPTLTPTPTPNPTPSQIPTPTPSMPAIIRVKAEPGLAAVAASSTQTPPASPTSSTNISIFTKTEASVDDHFAKALGETWKKLQGGHKE
- the LOC6534027 gene encoding protein enabled homolog isoform X1, translating into MALRLDYRCLLDAFEDYYYHKEIQRMVAETSGATAASPASSASSTASISSASCSSGPSTSSNASSTSSSHSTLAQVAAARAAAALADQQVQLASQRAMFYNVQHPQQLEHLEQLHALQAESGHQQQHPQASADPNASSMANSLLWQPWRDLQQAAAMHHQLYRQQQQQLQLHSEMRATSKVLTTTKWRRERRQRSAGYQPHEAGSSERDRERDRDREDRDMDSPIDMSVTTGALKQRASPPPPYREPLPGTNYAANSRPSVITQAPPKREPPEQAQSTDMAMCDIDEHFRRSLGENYAALIAKKSPTPTPTPTPSPSGTPKQQISPLAYGPPSSTSTVASLHYQQHRSPLPKPGLVILEPESQQPELPPPQEEPLPLSLALHRTQTPPSPPPSATGSAPPLPTAVSQVMETAVAARRILDTPHHTPPRYNTPPPPPPAYGIAGNTTVVAPTLTPTPTPNPTPSQIPTPTPSMPAIIRVKAEPGLAAVAASSTQTPPASPTSSTNISIFTKTEASVDDHFAKALGETWKKLQGGHKE